taTATACGCaaatgacaaataaaacataaatttgcacgaagcaataacaaaatactattattttagtaaatattggGCACTTCTAGACCAGTAAACAGTAAGTAGTTCGTTTAAAACTATTTgcttaatgataatataaaatataaaaaaaaagtaaaataagaacTATGTATAAGAGTACCCTCCAACTCGACACAATATTCctggaacaaaaataaaatgggcAGACTATGGGTGCAGGAATTGCATGTAAAGTTATAGAGATGAGCGAGCCGCTACCATGGGGCTTTACGTACCAATGACAGCGTAAGCTCGTAACAcagccgtgttacgttatcttacTGAAATTAGAATGAAATGATATTCTGTAAGTCTTAAAGCGACGCCGTGCGTTACGTTACATGTTAGGCACTAAAATAACGTTAATaggcccctgatggtaagtattataattgtcATAATTAGTCGAagattgaattacaaaatatttcgtgGCACTTCACTGCGATTAGATACATTGACATTGGATGCTAAGCCTCACAGTAGATACCCAATAATTTCACCGgtcgaaataatattcaaaccggaacacaaagtGTTTGCACTAAATATAGTGTATGTTCAAGCAATACCTTGGCAGCAACATTACGATGGTAGGTACCTATCCGGAGGGACTACAGGTACGAATTGCAAGTGATTACCTAGACTTAACCAAAATCATTAGATGTAGTGCGCATCATATACTTGCTTCAAAGGGCTGCCGAAATAAcattgtattcaaatttataaataatttaatacgagGTAGGTGTGTTATTTTAGATTTCACATACCTGGGCGAGGCGGTGTGCGTGCCTCGGGCAGTGGGCGTGCGCCGCTGCGTCGGCCAATGACGCGCCGCCATGTTCACACTGCAAAACCTctgaatatttacttatttttcaacGGGCAGTTACTTTAATTGacattatttgcatattttggcCATTACCTTCAACCATGTAAACTAAATGTGTTAACGTGCGGTTATATACCTATCGAGCAAGTGGAATGcattgaataaaacatatttcgtaggctatttttattaatttgtcggGTGTAATAAATCCGTTCCAAATTTTAAACTTGCTCTACTGGTAGCAACATAGGTACTCGTAAATTTTTTAGCTACTCGGATTCAGCCTATAGGTACCTCcgttcaataatatttaataataataatgacaatTAATGCTTGTTTGTGAATggtcttataattataaagtaagcCAAACCGCACACaaaagcaaataatataaaatttaattaaaagtcagCGGCACACATTTTCCCGGGCGGATTTGGATTTTGCTAATAGCCGTCTCCCCAATGTAACCCCTCTGGGGACCAATAAACTATTACCAACTCAATCTGGGACTCAAAACCAGAACCCCAGGTACAACAGGTACGGCCACATACGATCCAACTAGCATACCAATATACcaagtttgtatattttgattttgtttatagGACGTCACTTTTTTTTCGCCAATAGAATAAAGGCATGTCTTGCGatacctaatataaaaatatttcattgtcaTACCGGTCAAATTCGAAACCCCTAGAATTTCGGTATTCTGGTGGGTTCATAGTACCTAGTAGTAATACGGctcgtaaaataaaactattaaaactcAATACTCAGTTGCTCGGCAAAATTATGGTGGGTAAAGGCGAGGAGAATCATCCAATCTTAGACAAATTAATGAGTAGACGGAGAAGCGCATTTCAATGATGCTAAAACTAGCAGGCTAGGTATTATAAGCTAGTGTGCGTGTTATCTGCGTCATACGTTGGCCCAACATAATTATGCTTAGCCTTGTGTGCGTGCCAGCTGTTGCACGTTTCCCATTAAAATgctaagaaaattatatattattaattattgactcgaaagaaaatatttaatttctctaattataattttgtaattactgtaataataacaaagattttattcaATGTATATACATAAGTCCTAAATTCCGTTTATTTTAGGTCCTAGAATACGGGCCCATCGTGCGTAAATGACGTTTCGGTGCCgtcataaatttgaaaaattcgAATTTAGTCTGTAATGGTGATTAAATTCTTACactatcaaattataatattattttaaaaagatatatactTAACTGGTTTGATATTTTTCCTTTACTTTGGCACAAATTTACAATATGAtccgtatatttaaaaaatatatatgttccattaaaaactaaaattgaatttttagtgctaaacattttaaaaatattacaatcattaccactaagtataaaaaaaacacatttttctttGGATACATTTTTCGCATTTTTTAGGAAATGCTGACTTCATAAACTGGCATCCCAAAAAAAACGctaaaaagtgtttatttgaagaaatatagCAACGTTCTTATTTTGCAGCAAGCGACTAACGTAAGTTACCGGTGATAGCCGATAGGTGACACCTTTTTGTTATCTTAAATCGATCTTTGTAGTTCTGCACACTTTAGAAAGACAAACcgacatttttatacaatgtaaatTTTAGTAAGAACAGGTTTGAGTGATAGCTCGAAGCGCACTGAACGCGGGAATTGAATATAGTGATGAACAATTCAGCTCTATTATTTCGCCGTGTTTGAAGCATTCAGTATCTGTCTAGACATTAATTTGTCAATGTATGtagtattgataaaattaacagATTTAAacatcattgtaaaataactcttgtcaataatttgaaattcatCAACTTATTACTTACTACTTAAACCTATCTGTTTAGAAGCATTTTCTTTTCTTGTCGAATACTTAATTGACTTAATAATCAACatagtaaaaagatgtttttaaaGAGAAACTATGGAGATAATTTTGTGGAATTTTGATATTTCACACTAGCAGTCCTAATTTCTGGCTTAATGTTTGGCTCAAAACACCGCTATCcatgaattaaaaaatcataccaTATTTCCTTCCGTACATGTCATAGGCAACAGTcaatgtcaaaatatgttaatgtcAAATGGATTTTTAGTTTTTCTATAGTTTTTGCGTTGTTGAATGTTGATTTTGCTGCTAAACTCagcaatttacattaaatattagtttCTATTTCACAGAACCACTGTGAATATACTTCGATCACGCGAAGTACTTCACCGTTTCAATTATTTGTGGGCCTGTAATAACAACCAAAAAGGTAAGTTATAAGTGGGAATTACACTTAATCTAACACCGAAAAACGATctagaaatgttttattaaatgctAAGTGGCCTCGACCTAACAACTATTATATTGTgtctatgaaaaaaatattttattcaatatccaTGTTTTACTGATCACTGAAACTTCTTCCTATTTACAGATGCAATTAACATCCGACCCAAGACGTGCCGACAGGGAACGTCGTTATAAGCCACCTCCATCAACAACGGCCCCCGCCGAAGACCTCACCACGGACTACATGAACATTTTAGGTATAGACATCAGAATTTGATAATGTTTAAGTGTTCTTCAATAGGAGATCTGTGTCAAGGTTAATATTTTAGCATTAAGAACCTCTTTGATGCTTGCTACAGTGATATAAATGGTTCTACGTGATCAACAACTACATAACAAGTTCAGTAATCCTCTCTCTCTCAGCCTTTTTAGTGATTGAAAATCTAATTGTTGGGGTCATCGCTAtgcatgtttataatttttcagcCTTTAAATTATGAAACACATTTGAAAATATGTGTTATCTCGAGACATAAGGGTTACATGTGAACATTTATGCTGTTATAGcttcatataatttaaatttaaaacatgtacagctgaaaagtatttgaaaatataataagtaataacagtGTGTTTactgcatttttatatattcctcAGGCATGGTGTTTTCAATGTGTGGCCTCATGATGCGTCTTAAATGGTGTGCATGGACAGCTGTTTTTTGTTCAAGTATAAGTTTCGCCAACTCAAGAGTTTCGGATGACACAAAacaggtttatttatttataaattcacatAACAATAGAACATTATCTTATCTtagagttattattttatactttgaatgacaagacaatCTAGCAGCTCTACTGTTGGTAAGCAGCTTAACTACCAATAAACTGTAGCAGCTGTGCCTTTACTCTAAAACGTAATATGTGACCATAGAGCATTTGTCCAACTAAAACATACAATGTCCAATCTCACAATGTGCAGTTATTACAGTGGCCTCTCCGTGCGACCATAGAGCATTTGTCAAACTAAAACATACAATGTCCAGTTATTATTCTCGCCTTTCCGCCTTTTAATCAGGACACAGCATTTTTACATTTCTTGATTACAGAAATAGCTGAATTCCCCTttcataaattcatttttttttttcagatcgTTAGTTCCTTCATGCTGTCAATATCAGCAGTGGTTATGTCATATCTTCAGAATCCATCACCGATGTCTCCACCATGGGCTACACTAACAACATAATGATACTATAACACTATGTAGTgtcataaatactttatttttaatgtatttatctattttgttgaattatatcatattattacagtgttaatttatgttttaaaagagTGAATGGTAATTTAtagtattacaataataaaacaatttaaaatttgggAGTGacagtagttttaattttatggtaGTCAAGGTGTTGCTCGTGCCTTCGCTCTCGTGAAAAGGCTTTTCAGATTTAAATTCCTGGTATACTTTGTAGTCTAAAAAAATGCGCAGTgggaatttttaaaacatcataGTGCCGGATTTCGCACAATTCGATTGCGGAGCGAATTCGCAGCAAACACGAAAAGTGCCATCTGTTGTCGAAAAGCTTTATTATTTCTATGTATCGACTATGTTGTGAAATTAATCGATTTATATTAAGGATAATTTTTCGCTTATGCTACAGTAATGACCTACAAAAAAATCTACTGTTTAATAACTCACaattattaagaattaattttCACACTAATACgattactacataatattatgtatatgtatcaATGGTATAACCTTATTAGAAACTAGTGCCATCTACCGCGCAAAAGATGACGCATATTTAATGTTACATAGGCGTTTTGCAATTTTACAGTAGATTTAGTAACCATTGAtgtgcgcaaaatttttgtatgacaatcttctcaatgtccgctctatatatcGTAGAAATTTTTAGTTTTCAAACATGTTTATTAACTTGTTCTGTTATCAATCACCCATTTCaattcattttacaataataatgacGTATTGATTAGTTGGACACGCAATctttttttaatctgtaatcTGTCACTATGACATTTCACTACATGGTAAAATACGCCGGGCGAGCACGTTCTGTAATATAGGAAGGTCCAgcatcatataaaaataatttacactaGAATTGAATGTTTCTCTTATCGTGAATTTGTTTCTTCCGAATAacgttgttaaaaatatttcaggtaaatatttagttatatttatttctatcataGGTTATCTAAAGTTGCTGCACTCTACAcctaattactattttatttatgcaatagacaaacttaacataattattattagatttaaataaaatgcaccttcaacatttttaaattaataaagtcgGTGTATGtagttttgttctttattactTGTAATTAGTATTTCACATCGTATTTCACAATTCGAGTATAAGCAGATGTtaccaatattaattattgtgtggatttattttatttctgaactTTAAGATTACCCTCCAAATTTCTGAAAGCATTGAGATAAAGGTGTATAGATTGTTATTTTTACCGACTAACAAATATCACCAAAAATACATTCCATATATTAGATTAAACGGGTTTTTAAGGGTTAGTACGACATGCTAAGCGCACAAGCGGTATGTCAgaaaaaccttatttcgagataatcaaagttttgtatatatagttttatatgtaaaattgaaataGAGATACtcttgtaagatttttttacaagttctaaacaagataccgttatttaggtaagtaaattggataggtatttctttaagctatctgatgacataaaaatcaagattttgattttttttgagataccgcttttgagtttAGCATGGTAGTATGttcataaaaagtatcctaGGTTCCTTGTTCATTACAGTGTTACAAGTAGCTTGCAGGTGGCATTATACCAGGTCACAGTATTTTTACAGGATACACACTTTCTTATTTGTTAGATAATAACAAAACCTACTTAAGGTGTgagtaataaaatcaattgGAATACAAAGCAATATCAAAAAACTGTGACCAATTACAtgagaaaatataaacaaaatactaatCATTAATTCCAGAATGCCCCCTAAAAAGGTGGAAGAACCTGAGAAAAAGCCACTCATTGGAAGAGTTGGTACCAACTTGAAAGTGGGTATTGTTGGAGTGCCTAATGTGGGCAAATCAACGTTCTTCAACGTTTTGACCAAGAGCCAAGCTGCCGCTGAGAATTTCCCATTCTGCACCATTGACCCTAATGAAAATAAGtatcaaattttttttatacttcttCATGACAAGACATTCTAGTTGCTTGTCTTGCTTCTCTAGCCTATCAGGCAGCACCACTGTAATACTCTGGGTTATTGAGTTTTAAATTACACCTCGATGTATTATTGGCCCCTTATGTGTTTTTCTCCAtcatataatgttatattagcaaaaaataaagatttattagttAGGGTTTATGAGTAAACATATtatagcatatttaaaatgttagctTTGTGAATATAGTTGGATGCGATCAGATAAAACCTCTAGAAATATGACTTTAATTAAACCTTCTTGGCATATCATTAAACTTAATCATctaatcaaaatttattcatGGCCAtatgaaaattttctttttatgtcaATTTTATGTCATTATAGTTTGAAGttcaaaatgtttgaattttataaatataaaaataatttagatctTGTGGATAAATTTGGTATTCAGGGCATAGATGTTGATAAAAGTGTTGTTTACCAGGGCCCAatcgatttaattaataagcAAATACCAGATGATAAGAATGTTAATTTTCCACCCATGGGTGCTACATTTGTTGGTCTTAACAATACAGCTGCTCCTCTGTCAAATAAAAGTGAGAATCATTGCTGGACAGATATTGACGCCCAAGAAGATTTTTTGATGTCAAAACCAACATGTTACTTAATCTTAGGTAAACCAGGGTCAGGTTGTTATAGCCTTGGTGAAGCACTTTCTAAGAGACTGAAATGTGTCCACCTGTgtcctaaaaatattattcttgatGAAATAGACCAAAAAAGTACTACAGGAAATGCATTGGACTTCAACTTTAAACATAACAAAGTctgtaaatatgatattatattgaCATTACTGAAGAAAAAGCTGATATCTCCCGCCGTAAAACATAGAGGTTATGTTATATCAGGATTTCCTATGCTGACTTCGAACCGGGATACACAATATTTCTTTGAATCCCTGTTTAGTGAAGAATCTCTAGATGTTATGGAAGAATTTATGTATGATTTGATTTGcaatttgaaaaagaaaaagcCCAAACAAAAGAAGGCGCCAGTAACATCACAATCATCAGTCAGTAGTGATATAGGAGGTGAAGGGGAAGATGAACCAGAAGAAGAACAAGTGCCAGAAGAAGAAGAAGTGTTAGAAGAACAAGAACCACCTGTGGAGTTGCCCAAATATATATTAGACTCTTgcagtaatataatttcttacaaAAAGTCCTACTATGACACTAAACAAGTggctttaataaaacaattccaAGAAATAATTGATATGGCTCCTGATATAATAATCTACATCACTTGCCCTGACGTTGATTTGGTGGCTAAGAAAAGtcataaatactttaattatataagtaatcaaCATACTTTTGAACCCTTCACAATAATGAAAGAAGATTCAGAAATAAGATGGCCAGCAAAATATACCATCAGTGACTACACTAGTCCTTTTGACAGCCATATTTTTAACTCAAAATATAGTTGCAGACAAccatttaactttaaaaatcaaTCCATTGAGCAAATGTGTAACTACAAAAAGTGCATCTTGTCATATATTGAAGAAAAGATAAAAGATTTTGATTCAAAAGTTATCCTAAAGTTAGATGGTCGCACGTCAACTCACGAAATGATGCATCATGTCATGGAACGACTTGTTTTACTTGTTATTAAACCAGTGTTAATTCCTGAACCATTGTATCTTGAAGAAGCACCAGAAGATTTAGAAGAATTTTGGAAATTGGTAGATGGGTTAAATGTCATTCAAAGTGATGTTGTACATTTTAACAGATATATGTCGCCATGGTTTAATAGATGCCCAGTAGAACTAAAAAATAGGCAGTCGGTACAGGGAAAACCAAAATTTGCTGTCATGTTCTTTAAACATGTGTATCTTTTATCGTCTCTTGGCGCTATGATATCTTTTTGTAGAAACCCGCggccatatttaaaattaaaatatttagagcCTACTTGCAGAGTTATCATAATTGGAACAAAATTATCTGGTAAAACTATGATATCTGAATGTTTGTCTTGGATTTTTGATGCACcggtattttgttataaaaaatttctAGAGGAAGAAAGAGagaaaaagtataatatttatgcaaaatcAATTCTATCGGAAATTATAGCTACCATCGAAGACGCTCGACTAGTCGCATGGCAAAATGCAGAATTGGAAAGATATAGGAATTTAGATATGTGGTATGAgtcaacagaaaaaaaattaaatgaatacatTCCCCTTCTAGAagagaacataaaatatactcggcaacaaaaattatatttagaggAAGAGCGTATATCGGAGCTTGAGGTAGAACTAGAagataaatctttaaaaacagATAAAGGTTTCAAAGAAGAAATGGAGCTTGATGAAGATTTTTGGGAAtcatttaattcattattaaacAAGCTTAATTTTTTGCCATTTCTCGATGACATAGAAAAATGCAAAATTGCTTTATTAGATCGTACATTTTTATCTCGGTTTGCCCCAGTTGAGTTATTAACAGTGAAAGAAAAACCAGGCATACCTATGTTAGGCGATGAAGATGTTACAAATGCTATTTCAACTTATATTATCGCAAATGatttacaaaaagaaattgAACCAAGCACAGAAGAGTtggtaaatgaaataattagaattattgGTGATATCGATATGGATGTTAAAAATTCTACCAATGCACAACATTGCTATGGAAAATACATCATAGATGGTTTTCCCTCGGATCCCGAATATTGGGGTCATCTCATTGATTCAAATTTTTTACCGGATTATACGATTAGTTTATTCGAGAACAAGGAAATTGATGATGAGCTAGCAAAACATTATGTGACTATAGAAAAGAGTTTAAAAAATTACGCGGAGCGATTTGCAGTAGTTGACGatccattaattaaaattaaacttcttaCTACTAAAATTCCTGATTCCCACAAAATTTACATGCAACAATTAGTCAatgattcaataaataatacattaaataccATTCAGGGTGAAACCACAAGAGAAGAAGACCGCGCTAATCTTGACACATCCATTTTAACATCACTTACTGAGTCCGTTGAAAAATTTCGAGAAGACTGGGATactttgaaattgaaaatagaaGAAAACTCGAAATCCATTATAGATATCCAGTTGGAAAGTAAATCAGATTTACAAATCATACAAGAAGTGTTGACCAAACTACGTACTAACTATTCTCTGTCTTGTGAAGCAAATGAAGAAGAAGAAACTGAAGTACTGGAAGATGAGGATGAGATTGTAACGGATGATCTAACGTATAACAATCCAAAAATGTTATGTGAAACTAGCACATACTGCCCTGTTGCATATTATGATTACAAAGTTTTATGGGAAGGCAAACCAGAattctgttttaaatataataataaaatttattatttttgcaaagaaGAATGTTCTTTGCTctttcaaaatgaccctactAAATATCAGTGCTACAACcaaccttttaaaaaaatgccgTCTATTAGAATATGTGTAGTAGGATCCATTGGCAGTGGCAAGTCTACACTGTCGAAGTATATAGCTAAAGAACTTGGGTTATTACACATTGATTTTGAAGACGCAGTAAACGACTATCTCATGCcaagaaatttcaaaaaaattggGCGTCGTTATGAGaatatttttactgatattCCAATTGACGACGAAGCTGCCCCAGAATTTCATATCGATGAAGAAAATGAAGATCAGGTTTTTGATATATTATCCAATGAAGCTGAGCTGAGGCGTatgatttataattactttgaaCGGGGCTCGGCAATGATCCCTGCACTTATGCAcaggcttattaaaaaaatatggttccAAAATCCATTTGtaatgaacggatttgtatTAGATGGTTACCCGCGACTACCTACAGATATCGAAGATATGGTGACATGCTTATGTATTCCTGATATAATCATAACGTTAGAAAGTAGTGCCGAAAAATCTCTAGAAAGGGTCTCAACTAGGATGTTTAAGATCTGGAAAAACCAGCTTAACGAAGCTAAAAACGTGGCTAAAATGAAATTAGATAGGGAAAAAAAGGAATGGatgaatattattactaaaaacgTAGTTGTGAAACTTATATATGATGAAGTTATAGACAAAAGTTGCATATCTACGGAAGAACCTGTAAAGGGTCTTTCTGCGGAAAGCGTTATAATTGATGCTCATCCCTCTGGATCTTCAAATGTTGATGCAAATCTATTCAATACATATAACGAAATGATTCAGAATTTACCAGAGCCAACAGATCAAAGCGTGTGGGAAAAGCCGACAGATGCTCGAGAAAGAATAGATGCAAGAGTGGAAAGTATATATGAAGTCGatgatgaaaatattcaaactaTGAAAGATACGTTGTtagaacaaaaaattaaattcgtgTCGATTGATGctactaaaaatattgataaagtttTACGCGTAGCATTATTAAAGATTAAAAACGTAAGAAATAGAAATTCTTCCTTTTTTGAACAAACATTTATTGTTGATACAGATATTGCAGAAATTTTATTGgcaaaaggtttttttttcttaagcaAGTTTAACCGGATATGTCCAGTGCATATATTCGAGAATCCGAAAAACACTGTTCatccatataaaataaacaagaaaagaAGTACTGTCTTTCCTGTCGTTCATCGCTGTTATATTTACTTCATCTGTGGAGCAGAAAATGTGAGAAAATTTAGATCAGACCCACTAAAATATATCATCAGTGAcgccataaaattattttatgattatccTTTAAGAATTAGTGTTATTGGAGGGCCTAAATCTGGTAAAAGTTCTTTAGCAGATAAGCTTTCTAAACGATATGGCTTAATCTGTATTTCACGTGGAAAATCTATGagacaaatattagaaaattttggTTGGACAGAATTAGGTGCAAAAATGATAAAAGCCTTACAAGAAGGAGAGAAAGTTAATTTTGAGTTAATTGTCAAAGCTATTCAAACAGTCGCGATTGATCATCGGACAACTACATCTGGATATGTGTTTGATGGTTTTCC
This genomic window from Manduca sexta isolate Smith_Timp_Sample1 chromosome 17, JHU_Msex_v1.0, whole genome shotgun sequence contains:
- the LOC115443487 gene encoding protein Asterix, encoding MQLTSDPRRADRERRYKPPPSTTAPAEDLTTDYMNILGMVFSMCGLMMRLKWCAWTAVFCSSISFANSRVSDDTKQIVSSFMLSISAVVMSYLQNPSPMSPPWATLTT
- the LOC115443471 gene encoding adenylate kinase 9-like, with protein sequence MRSDKTSRNMTLIKPSWHIIKLNHLIKIYSWPYENFLFMSILCHYSLKFKMFEFYKYKNNLDLVDKFGIQGIDVDKSVVYQGPIDLINKQIPDDKNVNFPPMGATFVGLNNTAAPLSNKSENHCWTDIDAQEDFLMSKPTCYLILGKPGSGCYSLGEALSKRLKCVHLCPKNIILDEIDQKSTTGNALDFNFKHNKVCKYDIILTLLKKKLISPAVKHRGYVISGFPMLTSNRDTQYFFESLFSEESLDVMEEFMYDLICNLKKKKPKQKKAPVTSQSSVSSDIGGEGEDEPEEEQVPEEEEVLEEQEPPVELPKYILDSCSNIISYKKSYYDTKQVALIKQFQEIIDMAPDIIIYITCPDVDLVAKKSHKYFNYISNQHTFEPFTIMKEDSEIRWPAKYTISDYTSPFDSHIFNSKYSCRQPFNFKNQSIEQMCNYKKCILSYIEEKIKDFDSKVILKLDGRTSTHEMMHHVMERLVLLVIKPVLIPEPLYLEEAPEDLEEFWKLVDGLNVIQSDVVHFNRYMSPWFNRCPVELKNRQSVQGKPKFAVMFFKHVYLLSSLGAMISFCRNPRPYLKLKYLEPTCRVIIIGTKLSGKTMISECLSWIFDAPVFCYKKFLEEEREKKYNIYAKSILSEIIATIEDARLVAWQNAELERYRNLDMWYESTEKKLNEYIPLLEENIKYTRQQKLYLEEERISELEVELEDKSLKTDKGFKEEMELDEDFWESFNSLLNKLNFLPFLDDIEKCKIALLDRTFLSRFAPVELLTVKEKPGIPMLGDEDVTNAISTYIIANDLQKEIEPSTEELVNEIIRIIGDIDMDVKNSTNAQHCYGKYIIDGFPSDPEYWGHLIDSNFLPDYTISLFENKEIDDELAKHYVTIEKSLKNYAERFAVVDDPLIKIKLLTTKIPDSHKIYMQQLVNDSINNTLNTIQGETTREEDRANLDTSILTSLTESVEKFREDWDTLKLKIEENSKSIIDIQLESKSDLQIIQEVLTKLRTNYSLSCEANEEEETEVLEDEDEIVTDDLTYNNPKMLCETSTYCPVAYYDYKVLWEGKPEFCFKYNNKIYYFCKEECSLLFQNDPTKYQCYNQPFKKMPSIRICVVGSIGSGKSTLSKYIAKELGLLHIDFEDAVNDYLMPRNFKKIGRRYENIFTDIPIDDEAAPEFHIDEENEDQVFDILSNEAELRRMIYNYFERGSAMIPALMHRLIKKIWFQNPFVMNGFVLDGYPRLPTDIEDMVTCLCIPDIIITLESSAEKSLERVSTRMFKIWKNQLNEAKNVAKMKLDREKKEWMNIITKNVVVKLIYDEVIDKSCISTEEPVKGLSAESVIIDAHPSGSSNVDANLFNTYNEMIQNLPEPTDQSVWEKPTDARERIDARVESIYEVDDENIQTMKDTLLEQKIKFVSIDATKNIDKVLRVALLKIKNVRNRNSSFFEQTFIVDTDIAEILLAKGFFFLSKFNRICPVHIFENPKNTVHPYKINKKRSTVFPVVHRCYIYFICGAENVRKFRSDPLKYIISDAIKLFYDYPLRISVIGGPKSGKSSLADKLSKRYGLICISRGKSMRQILENFGWTELGAKMIKALQEGEKVNFELIVKAIQTVAIDHRTTTSGYVFDGFPDSPSEALELTEHGLYPCIIFDISSTKDKVLQNSQNEIYLNVIKLKPPYSASFIDFRYEMFKDNFYAIREWIQNDFQNLYSIDGTKSKWQCLQDADVIITSIVPKIHYYLSNENNNVVPVDVMCISNAMFEKMMTNFKDMCPLCLRKNVFKCSGYPVNKKGVVRFKNRFYWICADHMDSVLKDPHCYLTQQKIDIPEIPAVIKTIHRDRVYENGVCIVTYAENLPAQKIEIGSRNFAASFKGYNYLFCSERCLLKFLAKPHMFSDITVFKETKLFPPLPLKNLPDLGYLEQTVGIMLTDACCALNVARPKYPGLSIQLSGLLFVALYLKTHNPLREKSALELYEQVFKTFEARSNLIKDVGLRLRSMDNPFAKYPRCCNRGKKIAEIRKVSSKSSDRQIKNSSSTGALTAISD